In the Candidatus Poribacteria bacterium genome, GGAATCCTATCCTTGAACCTTCAGCGGATGGCTTCGATGACGCAGCCGTTGAGTACCCTTTCCCGTTTCTGAATCCTGCTGATGGCAAATTCTACATGTATTATCGGGGCAAGGGGAAAACGACCCCTGAACAGACGGGACTACTCGTGAGCGATGGAGACCTTGGTGAGTGGCGACGTGTCCGGCACTCACCCGTCATTCCTGCGGATACCGAACACGAACGACACGGCTCAACCCACCCCTCGATTGCGATAGAGGACGACACAATCCACATCGTTTATACAGGAAAGGCAACACAGTCATTCGGAGAGGGATTGACGATGTGTCATGCGACCGCGCCGACGAGTAATCCAGCATCGGTCAGAAAAAATCCTGACAATCCCGTTTTTACGGGGAGCGGACAAGCGTGGGACAGTAAATCCGTTCGTGAAACCGAGTTGTTCAAGGATTCACAGTACTTCCATATTCTCTATGGTGGATACGATGGCGAAGTTTGGCGGATTGGGCACGTGCGCACTCGCGATTTCCATACCTTTGAACCGAACCCCTATAATCCGATATTTACACCGTCTGACGATCCCGATGCGTTTGATTGCGATGGGGTGCTGACAGGCCAGATCTTCGAAGTTGGAGACACCTACGCTATGCTTTACGCAGGCAAGAAGGGTCAGGAATGGCAGACGGGCTTGGCTACAATCCGAGAAAATTAGAGGAGGACTGAAGAGATGCGTCATTTACGATATGTCTTAATAATGGGTGCTTGCGTCGGTATGTCGCTTGGCGTTGTTTTTGCACAGGACAAGGTTCTGAGCGTTGGGACCCTCCGAGGTCACATTACTGATTTAACGCCAGCACAGAACCCGGTTGAAGGCGTTGAGGTCAAGATTGTTGCCCAAGATGGCGGTAAGGAGTTTATAACTGAGACAGATGCAAAGGGGAATTACAAACACGCCTTGCTTCCCGCCGGACGCTACATGATTAGCATATCTAAAGAGGGATACGACGAGCGAGTTGGGCGACCTGTTAATGTCGTTAAAGGTGGTGACCACTTCATCCCGCTCAAAATGGCTAAAAAAGGCAAAATCAAAATGTTCGTTGACGTGCAACGGGATGAAAGAATGAACATTGTTATCAAACAGCGAATTGTATCCCTGCTTCAACGTGTCGCCGAAGGTGTCGGCAAACGTTACGATTTGGATGAGGCAGCTGTCAAAACACTTCATCAGTCATTTCTCGATTCAATTGAGGGGGCATCGGAATCGGGTGGCGATCTGAGTGTCTTTGCAAAGCCAGTGGAAGAAGGAAACATATCGTTGCTTGAAATGTTATTATCGCATCCGGTTTGCCAGGCGGCGTTCGCTAAACACTTGAGCGAGGCACAACTTCAAGATTATTTGGAATTTACGGAGGCACGAGAAGTTCGAGATCGACAGGCAGTCGTTCAGTGGATTACTGCCATACTTGATAAGGAACTCAGTTTGAGAACAGAGCAACGCGAAAAGGTTGTCCAGTCGCTACTTGATGCAACAGAGAACGAACTTTTTCCGAACTCAATGAACGCATTGCGGCTCAAGCCACAACAAGCGGCACAGTTGATGCACTACAGGTTAAAAATTTCATTGGATGGCATTTTAAGTGAGGCACAGTCCAAGGTTTGGCAGGGATTGGTTAGGGCTAAGGCAAACAAAGTGGATATGTTTATTATCGCACCAGAGGTCGGTATCCAAAAAGTAATCAGGGCTGAGAAGATAAATGACGGAGATGTTGCCGCCCCGAACAAGAGGTTTGTGTTTATCCCCGATGAACCAGACAAGCATGTTGGAATAGAGAAAGAATTTGAAGTCGTGATCGATGATATAATGATTGATCGACAAGAACAGCAACCTTGGATTGAGCTTAACACTAATATAGCGGAATCGCAGGAGCAAAGAATGGAGATCGCCGAAGCTAAACTCGTAGCACATACCGAGTTGTTAGGCACCCTCGATGAACGTGCTGCTCGACGTTTGGCACTCGTTGCCAAGGGTGTGGCACAACAGCACTTTGAAGCCCACGACGAAACCCGTGAAGCGTTATCCCGGGAAATCGAAGCGGATCTCACGAAGAAAGTCGAAGATGGCAAAATGACTCGTGAAGAGGCGACTGCGATGCTTAACTTCACTCTGAAAAACGCGATGGATGAATTATGGGGAGATGGAGGACCAAACATTGAGATTACAAGTCATCCGCTGTATCAACAGGCGATCAAAGATGTGCTTTCTGAAGAGGCATTTGCGGCATATAGCAAACACCAAACCGAGAGAGTGGCTTTGCATCAACAGGTGTTACGTGATGTAGTGGTGGCGTGCACCGATATGCATCTGCTTTTAGATGACACACAACGGGAGCGGTTGGAAACGGCAGCATCGCAGTTGGTACCGAACCTACTTAGCAAGAGAAGTCCTTCGATCTTGATGTTTTTCCAACTCTTTCCACAGACGGTAGATTTTGAAGTCCTGACAGCCTGGCAGCAGACGGAGTTTGAACGTGTATTCGGTCCGATGGTATGGAGGAGATAACGATGATGACAGTTTCAAAGTCTGTAAAGTGTGCTAAAGTCCGTAAAGTCGTCAATAGCTTTCATCGGGAATCGGAGTGTTTTTGCTTAGGCGTTTCCCCCTTTCCTACAGGAAAAGTCGGGAATCGGAGTTCCCGCCTGCTAACTTGCGAACTTTTTTATTTTTTTCTTGTGATGCTGGTCATATTTTTAATTGAAACCGCGAATGCCCAGGAGGTCGCCCTCCGTTATGGGACGGGTGTCCCTGCGGCAGTTCGTATCATCAATGATCGCGGCTTACGCTATCTTGCGAACACGCAAATGGAGGACGGCGGTTGGTCAGGTGCGGGGAGCGGACCCGGCGTAACAGGAATTTGTGTCATGGCATTGATGGCGAGTGGCGAAGATCCTGACTTCGGTCCTTATACCACGAACATCCGTAAAGCCTTGCAGCATATTATCAGCAATCAGGATACAAGGACGGGATACATCGGTGGGACTTGGGGCGGACATGGATCGATGTACCAGCACGGTTTTGCTCTCTTGGCACTCTCCGAAGCGTATGGTGCGGTCAGTGAACGACTGCTCTGGGAAGGGAGCGATGTCCCATCTCAACGGCGACGCACCCTTAGCGAAGCATTGGAGCTGGCAGTGCGCTCCTCATTGACTTCACAGCGGAAGAATCCGTGGGGGGCTTGGCGTTACTCTCCAGATTCCCAAGATGCTGACACAACTGTGGCTGGAACTGTGTTGATGGGCGTACTGGGTGCTCGAAATGCCGGTATTGAAATTCCCAACGAAGCCGTTGACAAGGCGGTGAGTTTTTTCCAGACACATACGATGCAAAACGGGAGTGTAACGTATCAGATGACAAGCAGTCACGGTGGTGGACTCACTCGGACGGCAATTGGTACCCTAATTTATGCGATTGCAAAAAGAAAGGATACGCCTGAGTACAAAGCCGCTTCTGAGTTCATCAAACGTAGAATTGACCAGCGCGGTACTGGACATCTGTTCTATAATCTTTACTATATGGCGCAGGCGCTGTTTCAAAGTGACTTTGAGGCGTGGAAGGCGTGGAATCAGAGGACCATCGAGTGGCTTCAGAAGACACAGGCAGAAGATGGCAGTTTCTCGAGTTCCCATGGCAGAGCCTACGGCACGGGTATGGCTATCCTCGCTTTGGCGTTGAACTATCGTCTCTTGCCTATCTATGAAAGATAGCAGTCAGTCGTCAGCAATCAGCAGTCAGAAAGAAGGTGCTACTTTGTCAGGAACCTTTTACCGATAGCTGAAAGCCGAAAGCCGACGGCTACTAAAAAAGGAGAAATACGATGCAATGGAATCTAAGGAAACTACTTGTTGTTGCTGTGGGATTGGCGGTGTTATACGCGCCAGTAATACACGCTCAAAACGCAGCGACTCCGCAACCTGGTATGCAAACATTGCGTTGGAAAAATGGTGATGTCCTTCCCGGCAACCTACTGAAAAGCGCGTCTGGCGTGTTCCACTGGTCATCACCCTATTTTTCGGACGATCTGGCTGTTGATATTGGTGTATTGGATTCGGTTGCTTTCCCAAGGCAGTCTGCACCTGCAACGGAGGCTTTTCGCGTTGGCACTGTATCGGGGGATATCTGGATCGCGAATATCGTTGATTCGGACGAGGATACCTTTCTCTTTTCCAGTGAGCGACACGGTCGGTTTCGAGTGAATCGTGAGGCGATCTATACCCTTGAACGTCAGGCGCACCCGAATCTTATCTTCGACGGTTCCCAAATGACGAATTGGCAGAAGCCACGCGATCAGGATCATCGTGATGGTGGACTTCCGCAGGAATTACCTAAACCGGATGCGAATCAGCCCATATTGCTGTTCGGTGGAAATGCCCTTCCAGATTGGTACGCGGATCGCGGCGGTCATCCACGAACGGATAAAGTCAAGGCAAAAATCTTCTATGCACTTGACTGGCCCCAGCGTTTTGAGATAGACTTGGAGTTAGCATCAGCGGCGCGTCCTCCGGGTTTTGTTTTCGCACTTGGTAAAAATCTATACGAGGCATTGCGGTTAGAAACTTGGGTTAACGAACTCGTCGTCGTCCAAGGCACTCTGTTCGAGCCGGTATTGACGATTCAGCCGGATCGGCGAAACTTTCGTTTACGTCTTGCCTATAATGGAGATACAGGTGTACTGGAAGTCTTTGATTTTGCGGGCAATTTGCTCCTGAAATTGGACGAGGTGGGACAGACGGTTAAGGAAGCTGGGGTCTACATTTACAACCGAGGTCAGAATCTGACGGTGCGACGGTTAAGGGTCTACCGGCAGCCCATTGGCTCTACGAAGCAGCAAATCGATGTTTCCAAATCCCGGATCCACATGATGAATGGACAAGTCGTTTATGGCAAATTGTTCGTAGAGAAAGAAATTACTTATGTTCTTGATGACGACGGAAATCGGTATGACCTCGATATCCAACAAATTGACCGCGTTGTCCAACCGGGTGCTGCCTTAGTTGAAATGGAGCAACCCGTTGCATTGACATATCCCGACGGTGCGGTTTTGGGCGGCAAAATTGCACAGGTGAACCCAGATAGTGTATTGTTACAGACTGCGTTCTCAAATGAACCGATAGAATGCGTGTTTGAGGGTGCTTCACTGCTTCGGGTGGAAGTAGGAGCGACCTCCAGTTCACGATTTCCACAGAATCATGGGCAAATTGAAGACGAGGATAGATTATTTCATCCGTCAGGGAATCTCCGTGGTCGTGTTCACTTCGATATGGAAGATGGATCGTTTATCCGTTGGAAACCTGTCGGTGCGTTGAAGGCAGTGCGACTGGCGAACATTCGGCAAGCCTACATAGAACGCAACAATAGGCGCGCATCGAAGATGTATCCCTTTGACACGTCCCAGTTCCGTCATATATTGCATCTGAAAAGCGGTGAGATCATTCCGTGTCAAATCTCGTCATACGACGAAAAGACCGTCGGTTTCCAGTCTCCTTTTACCAGCGCACACTTGGTTGATTCGGCAGACGTGAAAGCACTTGAATTCTCTGGTAGAACACATGCGAACTATATCGACAGGGCACATTCGACAAACAACAAACCTTCCTATACCGTTTTGGGGCATGGAAAAGGAAACCGATTCAATAATCACGTAATCCATAGAATCGAGGTCAAAGGAGATGGTAACTTAGAGGGATTTCTGGAAGGTGGCAAGATAGATGTGGAAGATGGCGAAATCATACTCATGGTAGATGGCAAGAAAATAAACATTCGTCCTGACCAGAATATGGCAGAAGTGATCTTTGATGATGGCGTATCTAAAAATTACAAGTTAGACGTGAAATTGGAGCGTGCGTTAACCATTCCGCGTTTCAGCCGTGACACCCCACCGAATCATATCTTGGTGGCAGAGAACGGTGATATGAAACGGGGCAAGCTGCTCAGCTTCGATGGAGAAACGATTCAATTTGATTCTAAGCTACGTCAGTTTTCCGTTCCTATAGACCGTGTAGCGCGGGTGGTCGAAGTCAGCAGAGAAGCGGTCAGCCATCAGCAATCGGCAGCCAGTAAAGAGAGCGTTAATCGACCGAAAGCCTCTTATGCTGAGAACCAGAAGTCAATAGCCACTCAATCTGAGGTCTCTATGAGGTTAACCGATGGCTCAATTCTGATGTTTGAACCGCTTGAAATCAGAGATGATACATTGTTGGGACGTTCGTCAATTTACGGAGAAATAACAGTTCCGATCGAGAGTATTCAGCAGCTCTATCTCGGAGACACGACAGCGTCGTTTGAGGCAGCCTTCGCCGCGTGGGTGGTCCGTCCGGCGAAAGAGCCGGTGTTCAGCGACGAACCGTAATCCATTACAAGGATGCCAAAGAACAGAGCCTGCAACAATACGCAGAAATACTTTCTTCGCATTGGATTTTAGCGTTTGCAAAAACACGCAGGCGGGTCTACGTAAAGGCACTTCAAAATCTCAATTTCACCTGACCGAACCGCAAGGAATAATTAAAAAATGAGCGTGAGAGCAATTCTGATCGGTTTGGCACTCGTCATTATACAAACAGCAATTACCCCCTATAACGACTACTACCTCCAAGGGACAGATATTGCCGGAAATCATTTCCCTTTGGGGACAGTGTTCACACTGATTTTTCTCACCTTAGTCGTCAATCCCATTCTGAAAAAAGTATTTCCCCGAGCAGTGCTAAGTCCAGGCGAATTGATGATCGTCTGGGTGATGATGGTCATCAGTTCAGCGATTCCATCGAAAGGAATGGTCGGGTACTTACTACCCTATTTGGCGGCACCGGTCTATTTTGCTACACCTGAGAATGAGTGGGCAGAAACGCTGCATCCGCATTTCCGCGAATGGTTAATTGTGTGGGATGAACATGCCGTTACGGATTTCTATGAGGGAGAATCAATTGTTCCTTGGGTACTTTGGGCAAAACCGCTTGTTGTTTGGACGGTTTTCATCCTACTGTTCTATGCGCTGACGATCTGCGTATCGGTTGTGTTAAGGAAACAGTGGGTTGAACGCGAGAGGTTCATCTTTCCGCTCGTTACTGTGCCTGTAGAGATGGTTCAGCAAACCTCAATGCACGCCGGACTGAACAGTTTGTTCAGGAATCGGCTCGTGTGGGTAGGGTTTGGAATCGCCGCCTTTTTTCATCTACTTAATGGATTACACGAGTATTTCCCCGCACTCCCGCGAATTCCGAATCGGTATGATTTGTATACCCCATTCACAGAGCGTCCGTGGATTGTGATGGGTTGGTGGCCCCAATTTCGGTTCTTTCTCTACTTCTCGGTTATCGGGATAACCTACTTTCTCGCAATGGAAGTGTCTTTCAGTTGCTGGTTTTTTTTCCTATTCTTCAAGTTACAGTACATCATCATCAACGCCTTTGCTATCCCTATCAGTCCGTGGATCTCTGCAAGAGGACAGACAATGGCTGCCTATGTGGTCATGGTTCTTGCCTTTCTGCTTAATAGTCGGACTCATATCACGGATCTCTTGAGGAGAACGTTTCTGGAGTCCACTTCATCTACAACGATCGACGATTCAGACGAGGTATTACCGTATAGATGGGCGGTGCTGGGAACAATTCTTAGTTTTCTGTTGCTTGCGGGTCTCTGCGTCTATGCTGGGATGTCATTTTGGGTCGCCTGTAGCATTATTGCGCTGTTCCTGATTGCTTCTACCGCGCTGTCATGGATGGTCGTCAACGGTGGAATGCTACTGATCCAAGCACCGATGTACCCTGTGGAATACTTTGAGATTATTACGGGTTCAAGAATTATTAACGCAAATAGCTTAGCACTCTTGGGATTTCAGCGGGTAATGATGCGCGACTGGGGCGGTATTTTGATGCCGAGCGTTTTGCACGGCTTCAAAGCGGCGGATCCGGTCGGATTAAATCGAAGAAGTATCCTTGGGGCAATGGTGCTCTCGATTGCTGTTGCTATCGGTGTTTCCTATGTTGCATCGCTGCCGTTGATTTATGAAAAAGGCGGCTTAAATCTGCAGAGAGGTCCCTTCGTCGGATCACCGAGATACTTTAATCATATCGTCTCACTGATTCAGTATCCGAAAGACGCGAAATTGGGGGAAGCGTACAGCATGCTCTTGGGAACCGGAATCACTACCTTTCTCTTGATTATGCAGCGTCAATTTATGTGGTGGCAACTTCACCCGATTGGATATGTGATGGGCGCGGTGTATTCCTCCTATTTCCTCTGGTCCTGTATATGTATTGGCTGGTTTTTGAAGTATCTGGCACTGAAATCGGGTGGGATCGGATCCTATAGAAGGCTTCGACCGCTGTTTATGGGATTGGTTATCGGCGAGTTTGGTATTGTAGGGGTTTGGATGATAATCGGAATGTTTACGGGTGTGAATTACCAAGGTGCCTTACCCGGATAATTTTCCCCTACTCGTTTCTTGAGCGTCTGTGTAAACCCTTATACCCAACGCTCGTTAAAAATACAAGGTCCTCAAGGATTTTCGTTCAGATCGCTAAGGAGGTAAATTATGAAGTTGATGTTTCCTAAAGGAATCATAAAACTGTTCTGTTTACAGAAGTGTTTTTTGGCAGTATTGGCAGGCCTTTTCACCGTATTGGCAAATCAGACTCCCGCGGATGTTATGAAGATCGCCTTCACCTCAACCAGAAATGGTAATTCTGAAATCTATGTGATGAATACCGATGGAACAAATCCGGTCAGACTCACTAAAAATCCGGCATCAGACAGTGGGCCCACTTGGTCTCCAGACGGTAAGCGCATTGCTTTTACCTCGAACCCAAAAGGCGTCTACGATATCTATGCGATAAATGCTGATGGGACAAACCGCATCAATCTCACACGAAATTCGTCAGGCGACTTTGGTGCTGATTGGTCTCCGGATGGGACGCAAATCGTCTATGGTTCAAACCGAGGGAACGAAGAGATCTATATCATGCGCGCAGATGGTAGCAAGCCTACGAATATCTCACGGCATGTAAAAGCCGACCGCCACCCAGATTGGTCTCCGGATGGAACACGAATTGCCTTCACCTCAGACCGAGATGGTGATCGTGAGATCTATGTGATAGGCGTTGGTGGAGGCAGACCTATTCAACTGACGAAAAACTTGGAACCATGGGACAGGGCTGCTGCCTGGTCTCCAGATGGCAAGCGAATTGCCTTCACTTCAGGCAGAGATGGTGATTTTGAAATCTATGTGATGGATGCCGATGGTTCCGATACCATTCAACTAACGCATAACCTATTCGCATTTGATGATCATGCTGCCTGGTCTCCAGATGGGACAAAAATCGCCTTCAGTTCTGACCGAGATGGTGAGGATGACATCTATGTGATGAATGACGACGGCTCCAACCCTGTCAATCTCACTCAAAATCTGGCTGGCAGTAATAGGAGTCCCGCTTGGCAGCCGCTACCGTTAGCGGTTTCGCCGCAAGAAAAGTTGGTGACGCTGTGGGGAAACCTCAAAAGCAAGCAGAAACCGTATTAGTGGCGAGATGTTTGCTTGGGTGTTTCCGCCAAGAGCCCTCGGCAGCGAAGAAGCGGTGTATACTTCAAAATACACCCGTCGCTGAAATTTAGGCGATGCCAAAATGGTCAGACCCCGGCATGAGATATTCTCTGGCAACGTCTGCGTTGATTTCGATACCCAGTCCCGGCTGCTCTGGCACCACAAATGCGCTATCCTGCATGAGGGGCTCGTTGGTAATTGCGAGATCCCATCGCCATTCAACTTGATCGGCATGATATGGAAGTTCCATAACGATGAAGTTCCGCACGGCGGCACAAACATGTGCTGTCGCTGTCATTCCGATTGGCGACGTGATGTTGTGTGCAGCAAATGGGATGTAATAGAGGTCTGCGAGATCCGCAATTTTCTTCGCCTCAAGCATTCCGCCTGTTCCAGACACATCAACATGTAGCATATCACACGCTTGGGCCTGAATCAACTCTCGGAAACCGTCTCGTCGGAACAGGAATTCACCGGTACAGATCGGAATGGAGGTCGCGGAACTCACCTTCGCCATCGCTTCAACGTTATCATTCGGCACTGGATCCTCCAAGAACATTAAATCGAACGGTTCTAAGCGTTCGGCAAGTTTCATCGCCGAATGGGTGCTGAATAGGCTGTGACAGTCAATACTGATGTCGATTCCATCGCCAGCAGCCTCCCGTGCAGCGGCGACCAAAGATGTCATTTTCTGTAATTCCGCTGTGCTGAGTTCCCGATTGACCGTATCCTGCTTGAGTTCGTTTGCGGAGTTATCGATGTCAAATTTGATTGCTTGGTAGCCGTCTGCAACGCCTTCTTTGGCGCGTTGTGCCCAGCCTTCAGGTGTGTTCCCTTTTCCGTGTCCGACATCGGCATAGAGTCGGATACGATCCCGATATTTTCCACCTAATAGCTGATAGACCGGCACGCCCAGGCTTTTCCCAAGTATATCCCACAATGCTGTCTCTATTCCACCGATAGCCGATAAACCCATTGCGTATCGGTTGCTCGCTGCACCAATCATTCGGTGGTAGAGGGGTTCTATGTTTCTTGGATCCGCGCCGATAAGTATCTTTTTGAATTGCAGGATAATTTCAGCGATTCCTGCGCCAGGATGCGCCTCACCTATCCCCGTCAATCCGTCATCGGTTTTAATCTGGACGTAGTTCCACTGTTTGTAGCCTTTTAACGTCATCGCTTTTACATCAGTAATTTTCATATCTATTCCTTTCTGTGTATGAAATCGGCTGAAAGAATCAATAGGTGCTGTAATCCGAAGCAATGTGGTGTTATTTACGCTTCAAGAGATTGTCCAAAGGTGTATATTCACCCTCTTGAGGTAATTCCGAAACAACAGCGCGCCCCTTCCGTTTGAAGAGTTTGTATGCCTTTGCATTCGGAGCAGAGGTAATCACGCGGTAATGATTTCCAACAATCTCAATCGCAGCGTTATTGTCGCAGGCAATTCCGATACCACCGCGTTTTTCAATCATCTTCGAGAAGGCATCTTCCCGCTTCTCGCTGTGGTAATGCGGGCAATACGTAGCATTGATGAATCCCAATCCACCCACACGGATATAGTCCCAAGCTACGTTGTCCGAGAAGGAGCGAGAATCACTGCAACCGTATCTGAACCAGCAAATCGCGCCTGCGCTGAGACCTGACAGGACAATACCACGAGACGCGGCTTCTGCTAAAACAGTATTCAATCCCAATCGTCTCCATATTTTCATCATCCTATAGGTATTTCCACCACCGACATAAACGAGATCTGACTCCAACACCAATGCTGACATCTTCTCAAATGTTGGAGGATTTTGGATTAGATTGAGGGTGCGTGTTTGGCAACCGAAGTGCTCACCGTAACACGTCTCAAAGGTATCCGCATACCCAGCAGGGTCGCCACTGGCAGTTGGAATAAAGAGTGCCTTTGGTCGTGTTTTACCGGTCAATTCGATGATGCGTTTGTCGATATCGGCGGTTTCCAGTAATTTAAGTTCTCCACCACCGATTGCGACAATCTTACGTGTTGTGTTCACTCAATTATCTCCGAAACTGCCGATGCGTGTTGATGAGAAAAATTACAATTATGTTGCGCCTGTTAAGTATTCATGATAGCATATCCTTTGAGATTGTGCAACAGCGACGGAAGGTTTTTAATTATACCTTGCGGTTAGAGAGCGTGACGTTGAGCTTTGAGGTATCTTTTTGAAATCCGCTCTCCATTTCATTACGAGCTATGCGTTGAGTGATATAAGGAGATTAACTAATGGCAGATCAGGAAATTAAGACCGCTTATGAACGTGATGGTTATGTGGTGGTCAGAGACCTTATTGATGATAGGGATTTAGAACCCATTCGAGATTTCATCAAGGCAAAGGTTGATGCGCATAGCCGTGAGCTGTATAGTGAAGGGAAACTATCGTCGCGCTATGAAAACGAATCCTTTGTGCGGCGTTATGCAGCGATCTGCGAAGAGTTGGATATAGTGCCTCGTAACTGGTCTTTCGGTATGTATGGACGTGAGTTTTACGATCTCTACAACCTCCCCGGTGTTCTTAACGTGCTTCGTCTTCTCTTGGGTCCTGAAGTCTCGAATATCGGCACGCCTGCGTTACGAACGAAACTCCCCGGAAGCGTGATTACCTCATTCCCGTGGCACCAAGACAGTCAATATCTCGATCAGTCAACTATCGGGAAAAAAGAGAAGCACACGGGTGGTCTTCACATGGTTACGGTATGGGTGCCGCTGGTGGAAGCGACGGTCGAAAATGGGTGTTGTTGGGTCATTCCGGGGAGTCACCGTTGGGGTTTGCTGGACGGTGCGCGCGGAGCAGACTCAAACGTCCGAATGGAGGAAGACGTTGAAGCGCGTGGAACACCAACGCCTATCCCTCTGAAACCCGGTGGTGCGTTGTTCATGTCGAACCTTTGCGTGCATACCAGTAAAGTGAACACAACGCGGAAATCCCGTTGGAGTATCGACTTCCGCTACTTTCCGACACCTGATCGGGCAGACATGACTGCCGGAGCACGCGAAGCCGCCGAATTTGTGAAAAACAAAGCACTGAAGGGACGAAGAGTGCCGCTTGTCGTGATTTCCGAAGGCGACAAACCGACGTGGGAGGAGTGGGACGCAGCGCATCGTAAATTGGATTGAATGAATCCCTACTCTTCATAATGCTCTGGATTTTTTATGAGTCTACTATGAAGTCGCTTGTATGAAGCAGTTATCTTTTTATCTCACAGATGAATTGCTTAGTCTTGTATCAAAAAAGAATATTTTGACCAAGCCAGCCATGGCTGGAGGAAAATAAAAAGGCATTGACTGACTTGCCAATGCCTTTCTGTGACGAGATTATAACCTAAATCTATCTATAGGCAACGCTTCATCTAAAAATAGGCATGTATACCCATTCCTACAAAAACACCCGCGAGACCTTTAGATTGTGAGGCGGTTTTTTCCCTACCAAATCCTTGCCCGACTTCCACGTTCAAACCGAGCGGAATACCGCCGAGTGAGAACACAAGTTCACCTCCAAAAGCGAGTCCACCGCCTAACGTCGTGGTAAGAACATCCTGTTCCTCTTTATATTGCCACCCTCCTTCTAAGGTGAAATAGAGTCGTGATGTATGCCACCTGCCTTGGTGCTCAAATATAGCGTATGAGATGCCACCTCCGAACATGTGGTCGCTATCCTGATCCTTGAGAATAAAACGTCCAACGGTTTGAAAGTATATGGGGGCGAGCCCGGTGTAGCGAAAACTAATTCCACCAAATTCAGAGGTAGCCCCCTGAAGTCCGATACCAAATGTCGAGTCACTCGTGAGGAATTTGTCTTGCTGCACACCGTTTTGAGCAGGGTCGTTTTTCCCGATAAGGATATAGGTCAGACAGAAAATTGTGCGTGTCATTGTTTTACTCCTTTTTGTTTATTGAGCGACCAGTAGTGTCACCCGATGTGGTTCGGTATCGGAAATCCAGTATTTGTGGAATAGGTTTCGTTTTTTCATTTTTGTTCTCCGTTCGGATTTTCAATAAATTAATACGGGTAAATAAATCAACAGTGTTAACCTACAGACAAAAATATAACCGATGGATTTATCGGGCAATCATCAATCTCACACGATTCGGTTCAGTTCCCGCAGGCAGTTTCTGGGCTCCGTGAGCGTCTCGTAGCGTGAAAGGGTAATGCATAAGGATATCCTGTATCCCGTCCTTGTTGAGGTCAACGATCCACGTGTATTCCTCGTCGTTGGGAATGGCGACC is a window encoding:
- a CDS encoding Type 1 glutamine amidotransferase-like domain-containing protein, with the translated sequence MNTTRKIVAIGGGELKLLETADIDKRIIELTGKTRPKALFIPTASGDPAGYADTFETCYGEHFGCQTRTLNLIQNPPTFEKMSALVLESDLVYVGGGNTYRMMKIWRRLGLNTVLAEAASRGIVLSGLSAGAICWFRYGCSDSRSFSDNVAWDYIRVGGLGFINATYCPHYHSEKREDAFSKMIEKRGGIGIACDNNAAIEIVGNHYRVITSAPNAKAYKLFKRKGRAVVSELPQEGEYTPLDNLLKRK
- a CDS encoding terpene cyclase/mutase family protein — encoded protein: MLVIFLIETANAQEVALRYGTGVPAAVRIINDRGLRYLANTQMEDGGWSGAGSGPGVTGICVMALMASGEDPDFGPYTTNIRKALQHIISNQDTRTGYIGGTWGGHGSMYQHGFALLALSEAYGAVSERLLWEGSDVPSQRRRTLSEALELAVRSSLTSQRKNPWGAWRYSPDSQDADTTVAGTVLMGVLGARNAGIEIPNEAVDKAVSFFQTHTMQNGSVTYQMTSSHGGGLTRTAIGTLIYAIAKRKDTPEYKAASEFIKRRIDQRGTGHLFYNLYYMAQALFQSDFEAWKAWNQRTIEWLQKTQAEDGSFSSSHGRAYGTGMAILALALNYRLLPIYER
- a CDS encoding mandelate racemase/muconate lactonizing enzyme family protein — encoded protein: MKITDVKAMTLKGYKQWNYVQIKTDDGLTGIGEAHPGAGIAEIILQFKKILIGADPRNIEPLYHRMIGAASNRYAMGLSAIGGIETALWDILGKSLGVPVYQLLGGKYRDRIRLYADVGHGKGNTPEGWAQRAKEGVADGYQAIKFDIDNSANELKQDTVNRELSTAELQKMTSLVAAAREAAGDGIDISIDCHSLFSTHSAMKLAERLEPFDLMFLEDPVPNDNVEAMAKVSSATSIPICTGEFLFRRDGFRELIQAQACDMLHVDVSGTGGMLEAKKIADLADLYYIPFAAHNITSPIGMTATAHVCAAVRNFIVMELPYHADQVEWRWDLAITNEPLMQDSAFVVPEQPGLGIEINADVAREYLMPGSDHFGIA
- a CDS encoding carboxypeptidase regulatory-like domain-containing protein, encoding MRHLRYVLIMGACVGMSLGVVFAQDKVLSVGTLRGHITDLTPAQNPVEGVEVKIVAQDGGKEFITETDAKGNYKHALLPAGRYMISISKEGYDERVGRPVNVVKGGDHFIPLKMAKKGKIKMFVDVQRDERMNIVIKQRIVSLLQRVAEGVGKRYDLDEAAVKTLHQSFLDSIEGASESGGDLSVFAKPVEEGNISLLEMLLSHPVCQAAFAKHLSEAQLQDYLEFTEAREVRDRQAVVQWITAILDKELSLRTEQREKVVQSLLDATENELFPNSMNALRLKPQQAAQLMHYRLKISLDGILSEAQSKVWQGLVRAKANKVDMFIIAPEVGIQKVIRAEKINDGDVAAPNKRFVFIPDEPDKHVGIEKEFEVVIDDIMIDRQEQQPWIELNTNIAESQEQRMEIAEAKLVAHTELLGTLDERAARRLALVAKGVAQQHFEAHDETREALSREIEADLTKKVEDGKMTREEATAMLNFTLKNAMDELWGDGGPNIEITSHPLYQQAIKDVLSEEAFAAYSKHQTERVALHQQVLRDVVVACTDMHLLLDDTQRERLETAASQLVPNLLSKRSPSILMFFQLFPQTVDFEVLTAWQQTEFERVFGPMVWRR
- a CDS encoding PD40 domain-containing protein, with translation MKLMFPKGIIKLFCLQKCFLAVLAGLFTVLANQTPADVMKIAFTSTRNGNSEIYVMNTDGTNPVRLTKNPASDSGPTWSPDGKRIAFTSNPKGVYDIYAINADGTNRINLTRNSSGDFGADWSPDGTQIVYGSNRGNEEIYIMRADGSKPTNISRHVKADRHPDWSPDGTRIAFTSDRDGDREIYVIGVGGGRPIQLTKNLEPWDRAAAWSPDGKRIAFTSGRDGDFEIYVMDADGSDTIQLTHNLFAFDDHAAWSPDGTKIAFSSDRDGEDDIYVMNDDGSNPVNLTQNLAGSNRSPAWQPLPLAVSPQEKLVTLWGNLKSKQKPY